The genomic window CCTCCTTCCGACGGCCTAAAAGAAATTAAATGCTCTCCGATCAAGGGCACACGCTCCTTGTTATGAATCAATAGCTGAATCCTGTACTCGCGCTTGTGAGTCAGAGGGCAATCCCTTTCCCATCGACTGGCACCAAAGGTAAAGAAGTGCCGGGAGATCCAACTAAGGTACCCAGTCAGCAGAAGACCAAAAGAAGCGACCATATAAATATATGCGGTCATACTGTCTCCTCGAGCAAAGCCACCAAGCGCCGATCATCAACAATCTCGGCAATAGCAAATGCATGCAACTCTTTTCCGGAATAGACCACTCGACTCGCTCTTACTCTAGCCCACTGTCTCGCATGAATGACGAAACAATAAAATTCGATGCTCCCGACTTGCAGCAACTCCGCCAATTTGGACCTTTCTATCCTCTTGGCGCTTACCTCGCCATCACTTTGCCCGATATGACAAATACGCTCAACCTGTTTAAGCAGACTCATCCCGGCAAGACGCCCCTGTGTGCCGACGCCCATTATCTCCTCCATGCGATTGTTTGCATAGCTCACGATATCTAGAATGTCGCCGCTGTTCATGATCTCACAATAGCCGACCGGCAAACTCTTGAGCAAGGCCGCACGGTCGCGCTGCACAGCATCTCGCCGCAGGCTATTTCTTATGGAGATCAACAACCCGCCACCGATTGCAAGCAGAATTAATCCAACAACGAAAACTTCGATAATTGGCCTTGGTTTCGAGGCAGTCGCGATCCATCCTCCACGACCAAATCTAACGGGGGCTGGGATAAAGAACCCGTACTCGCCATCAACAAATATCGGCACTACCTGGCCACCAGAGCTATTCTTAGCTGAATCTGTTTCATAATTTGACGCATCATCGGGTTCGCGAAAAGAACCCTCAACATGACCTGCACGAGGCTCTTCCTCTACCCACCTAAAATTCACTGAAAGGACGCGATCCAGCTCGACTGACAAACTTTTGACCCCGGCGGCATTCAAAGCAAGATCCGTACAAATTACGCCCAACACTTCGAGACTGCCCGGTTGGTGACTGACGGTATTGCAGACGGTTTCGACAAAACCCTTCCCCGCAATATCAAGGTATGGCAACGTGTGGTAAGATTCCGCGGTCGGCTCCCACATTTTTCTGGCATATGAGGATTGCGCCCAAAGCTTTGTCTTGTTTGCATCTAGGACAGAGAAAGACGGCTCTGGCGACCAAATTCTCAGAACACTGTTGGGCGAAATGAAATAGGCCTGTACAAAATCAATGCGCCCTCTACCTCGAGTGTCGTCATTTGGCAAGAGCGCTACAACAGCATCAAGCAATTGGGCGACTGCTGCGTCCTTGATCGCACCGGGGCTGGGCAGCAAATCTTCGAAACCTCGCGACCGCATATTGGACATTCCAGCCTGAACTGGAATGATCGATGTTGCGCTCCCGACAGGCATCTCGTTGCACCAAGCCGTTAGTGACGTCGACTCAATGCCGCTTCTACAAGCATGCATATTGAGCGCCAAGAGTGCCTTGGATCGATCTGAATCGACCAAATCGAAATTTTCTCGCGCCTTATTTAGCTTGGCCATGAGGAACTCTTGATCTCTCAAGCTTCGTGCGATCCCAAACTGTTCAATCGCACCTATGCGATCCGAATCGAATTGACTTCCGGGCAATACCGCCAAAGTAGCCAAATTGATAAACGCTTTTCTGACGTCGCTCGCCGATTTTAGCGCAACGGATGTTTCCGAACTGAAGTCTTCGCGAAAAATTCGCTCAGCGGCTCGGGTAAGCAGAACCTGAACTCCCGCATAGGGAAGATCGTCCCGCGGCTCAATTTGCTGACGGAGGTTTTCTACCGCCTCGTGGGAAAGCAGTCTTCTAATATGGGTGTCTCTATTTACCCACGCGACGCAGATTGCACACCCTGTTGCCACAAAAAGGCAAGCCACCAATAGATATGCCTCGCCTTCGTTTAAAAGGCGCATCAATCGATTTCGCACCCGCTTCGGGAGTGTCCGCAGTACAGGGCCAAGTTCGTTGTTATGCGACATACGCAAGACTCGCCGACGAAGTTTTTCTCATTGTCATACAAGGACCTTCTGCTGGCCTAGCGGCATGCTAGGTTTCCTCGGGTAGTCAGATACGTCACCTCTCCCACCCCTCCTCCCCCAACTGCCTCTTCATCTCCGCCACATCCCGCAACTGCACCATCAAGGTGCCGTTGGTGGTGGTGCCGTTGAGGCCCATGTAGCTGTGGTGGCTGTTGTCCTTGAACAGCACGACTTGCTTGCCCTCATGGATCATGGGCACGAGTTGAATTTTTCGTGTCTTGCCGTTGGACATGGTCAGTTCGCGTTCGTACATGCCGGTGAAGGTTTCGGCGAACACGAAGTTCTGTTTGACCTCGTCGATGGAGACCATGAATTCCTTCTTCGACATATCGGGTTCGCCCGGACTAATGCTGGCGACGGCCGTTGGCAGATTGGCGGCCAGCAGGCCGGCGGCGAAGCCGGTGGCAATCAGCAGTGTGGCCTTGAGGGTGCTCAGGTTCATGACGGGTCTCCGGTGTTCGGCATGCGTTGATTGGAAGCTACGAGTTGAGCTCAACTCTGGCGCGTTTGGGCTCTTCGGTTGCAAGTGTCGCCAGGGCGATGATCGTCTCACGGGCGAGTTGATCTGTCGCTTTGAATGACCTGGGTATCGGATTGTTCTGCGGCGCGTCGATGTGAGAAATCGGGGTGGCGGGCACGACTCGGCGGCACGGGAGCTGCGCTGGGATCGCCGAGTTGTACTCGGCAGGCTTTGGCGTTTCCGGCGGGCGTGGGGGAGAAGCGTCCAGACGAGGCTGGACCTACAAATGCAGGAGGAGCGTCCAGACAAGTCTGGACCTACAGGAGCTTGTGAAGCGTCGGGGCTCGGTTGCACTGACAGGAACGGGATTGCTGGGTTGCAGAGGAAGAGCGCCGAGTGCAACTCGGCGATCCCAGGGGTGGCGGCATCGAAAGTAGCGATGCCTCGGTGCTTCGGCCGGTTGGCAGCGGCTCTCGCTGCATTGCGTATCTGATCGGGTATCTTCCCTGCGCAAGGCCAGATCATGTCCGTCCGTCGCCGTACCTTCCTGCATGCGGGGCTTGCTGCTACCGTCGCGGCTCTGTTGCCGGGTTCCGCCGCCCTCGCCGACTACTGGGTGCCGCCGCAGCCCTATTCGCCGCCGAATCCGGGGTCTACGCCGAGTTTGGCGGATTGGCTGGCGAGCCATTCTGTCATTGCTGACTCGATCATCTGGCAGCGCACCGATGGAGTGGTCGCCGCGTATCGCCAGTGGCCGCAGCGTGATCGTGATCGCCTGGCGATGTACTTTCACCTGGCATTCCAGGGCCTGCCGAGCGGGCTTCCGCTGTTTCCGGCGAATGTGATGCCGCTGCGCACCAATGCCTTCGGGATCTCTGCCAATGACGCGCGCGATTTCTACATGGCCTACGTGGGCCACATGCTGGCAGTCGAGGTGCGCGGGGATCTGGCCTGGTCGCTGACCTCCATCTGGAACTCGCAGGAACTGGAGATTCTGTTCGATGGGCGGCAGTACTTCGAACTCCTCCCTGATTCAAGCACCTATGGCACCGTGGGTCATTCGACGCTGGCGCCACCGGACTATGTCTATGGCTTCCTGCGCGCAAACCAGATGCTGGGCCCAGCACCCTCTGGGGCTACGGATCCATCCAGCGCGCGCAAGAGTGCTTACACCCGCCTTGTGTCCTGGTGCGGCGACAAGATGTCGCACTTCACTGGTTCGATCTCCAGCCTGGCCAATGCCGACGAGCACTGGCACTACCGCGGTCCGCCACCGGTGGCGCGGGTGATCTCCGGCACCGTCAACACCTCGTTTTCTCCGCTGCTGCATCACTTTACGGCCGGATGCATCGGAACGACTGCATTCCTGCGATCCGTCGCCCGTGCGATGAATCTGGCTGTGGAAATACGTGTGGTGGGAACACACACGGCGCCACGAATGATGGCCGACGATCTGTACCTGACCCACGGCGATGACCCCTACAGACGCATCCTGACATTGTCCACGGCACCCGTACCCGCCAGCCTCACCTGCCCGACCGAGGAGCTGTTCATTGACGGAAATACCTATTTCGACTGGTTTTTCCTTCAATTCTCTCCGTCGAACCCCAACAAGAACGTCGGCCGTCGAAGCACCGAACTTGCCGCCGCCTACCTGCCCCTGGGTCTGCTCGACTTCTACCTGCAAGATCAGCAGCATGGATACTCGCACGCCAACGGCACCGTGGCCGCCGCGTTGGCATCACGCTACAGTCTGGACGAACTCGAACAGATGCAACTCTGGCAGCAGATGGACAGCAAGATCGCCGCCCACGGTGGCCCCGCCGGAATTGCCGCTCAGATGGCCAAGGTGACTGCGGAGAAGCACGTCTGAGCATGAATCGGTACTCGGCATCTTCCGGCTTTGTAGTCGGTAGGCGTATGCAACTCGGTGATCCCCTGGCCGGAATGGGATCGCCGAGGTCAGCATTCACTGGCGACGACGCCAACTCACTTTCGCCTCAACGCCAGTCCCGAGAGCGCCAACAAGGCAAGTGCAAGGCTCGCCAGGCCGGTCAGACCCAGGGCAGGTGCAGGTGCGATCACAGCCGGCTGCTGGATGACCGCCGGAATGTCGCCGAAAGAGGTCGCTGCCTGAATCGTGGCGCTGCCGCCGGCCGGCACGGTCAGGTCCCATTGCAATGCGGCTCCGTTATCGATGCAGCTGCCTGGATTGACCGTATTGTTGAGTGCACCGGAATTGATCTGGCTCCAGATGCTGCTGAAGCTGTCGGCACTGAAAGCGGAGGGCGCCTGGATGCCTGTGGAAATGTGCAGAATGGTGTAGACCGGCGTGACGCCGGCACAAGTCTGGCCGCCCGGCGCCCCCGACATCGGCTCGCGGAAGGGAACGCCGGAATCGCTGCTGGCCAGAAACAGATCGCTGCCCAGAAACACCCGGGCCGATACGGAAGCGCCACCGGTGTTGCGCAGCGTGAACAACTGGCGGAAGAAGTTCTCGCCGTTGACGTAGGTCACCACCTGGGTGGCGATGAGCCCACCTGCGGTCGTGCCGGTGACAGTGACCGAATACGGTGAGGCCGCCGTGCCGGCCCCGGTAACTGCACTGACACTGCGCGCGCTGAAGGGCGTGTAGGTGCCTAACCCTGCCGTCGCGGTGCCCCCGGCATGATCGCTGAAGGCAGGGGCTGTCAGCGTTCCACCGGCACGAACAAACCAGCCCATGTCGGCAAGGTCGGCAACGCTCGGGTAGAACTGACCGGCACCAGGCGCAAGGTCAGAATAGACCTGGAAGGCGTGGTCATCGCCGACGTTGATCGTCAGCGGATTGCCCATGATCTGGGTCTGGTTGACCGTTCCACGGCTGGCCGAGGTGATGCCCTTGGCACTCAAACCGGTGGCGCCCAGCAGCCCGATGACCAGTGCTGCGACGAAGAGATTCTTGTTCATTGCTTATGGATGTCCTGATATGCGAAAGGGGCACCACAGCCTCGGTCGTCAACAACCGAGGCGCTTCTGCTGACGAAGGCTAATGAACGCACCGATCGATTTGCAAGAAGTTTTACAATTGGCGTGCATCGATGTCTTTCGCGAATGCAGGAGCACGGCTGGGGACGCTGCGTTGTTCGTGGCTGGGATCGCCGAGTTGTACTCGGCAGCTCCTGCTTCGGCCAGCGTAGCCGCGCACTGGGGCAGCGATCGAGTTCACAGCGCCTGGCCACCGACAGCCATAGCGACGGTCTATCGCAACGATAGCCAAAAGCTGCTGGCATATATCGTATATGACGCATATCTTATGTACAGGCACCCAAACATGTCGATGCACGACCTGCCGAAGCAGCAGCACCCACACAATGTCCAAGGAGATCATCATGTCCGAGACCACCCAGACCAGCGTTTTGCCTGGCCTCAATCGACCCGCGCCGGACTTCAATGCCAAGACCACCCACGGCCAGAAGTCGCTCGCCGACTATCGCGGCAAGTGGTTGATTCTATTCTCGCATCCGGCTGATTTCACGCCGGTGTGCACCACCGAATTCATGGCTTTCGCCCAGCGGGTGGACGAGTTCGCCAAGCGCGATTGCGAACTGCTGGGCTTGTCGATAGACAGTGTGCATTCGCACATCGCCTGGGTACGCAATATCGAGGAGAAATTCGGCGTGAAGATCACTTTCCCGATCATCGCCGACCTGTCGATGGAGGTGGCACATGCCTACGGCATGGTGCAACCCGGCGCCAGCGACACCTCGGCGGTTCGTGCAACTTTCCTGATCGATCCCGCCGGTGTCTTGCGGGCGATGGTGTACTACCCGATGAGCAATGGCCGCTCGATCGACGAGTTCCTTCGTCTACTCGATGCCCTGCAGACCAGCGATGCGAACAAGGTGGCCACCCCGGAGAACTGGCACAAGGGTGAGCCGGTCATCGTGCCGCCACCGGCCACGGTTGCCGAAGCCGAAGCCCGCAAGGATCAAGGTTACGAGTACACCGATTGGTACTTCAGCCGCAAGGCGATCTGAGCGCCTGCAAAAGGACGGCTTTAACGTTGGGGCGCCACGCCTGTGGCGCCCGATCCGCCACGCGCCCTGAAGTGCCGTAAACCCGGCGGCCGGGGGTTGGACATGCCAGAACCCAGCGACCCGAGCCGTGATCGCTCGCGATCAGGCGTTGCGGCGAGCACCGACGGGCTCGCCGTAGGAGTAGTTCATGTCGCCGATGTACTCCGCCCCGTGAACCGACGCGGGAGAGGCAAACTTGGTCATCAATGCGCCGACGATGTGGCCCCGCACGTCCACCAGACGCTTCAGTGCCATCCTTGCTGTC from Rhodanobacteraceae bacterium includes these protein-coding regions:
- a CDS encoding peroxiredoxin; translated protein: MSETTQTSVLPGLNRPAPDFNAKTTHGQKSLADYRGKWLILFSHPADFTPVCTTEFMAFAQRVDEFAKRDCELLGLSIDSVHSHIAWVRNIEEKFGVKITFPIIADLSMEVAHAYGMVQPGASDTSAVRATFLIDPAGVLRAMVYYPMSNGRSIDEFLRLLDALQTSDANKVATPENWHKGEPVIVPPPATVAEAEARKDQGYEYTDWYFSRKAI